In one Excalfactoria chinensis isolate bCotChi1 chromosome 17, bCotChi1.hap2, whole genome shotgun sequence genomic region, the following are encoded:
- the GRIN2C gene encoding glutamate receptor ionotropic, NMDA 2C isoform X2 — MCERGCVHPHRDTAVDMGRAPAHTLLLSLVLGCSAAFPDVLLPGPAEPVVNVAVVFGGTSYPLHIRSRLSPQSFLDMPLEIHPITVVVNNTNPSTLLTHICNVLASHKIHGIVFEDNVGTEAVAQILDFISSQTQVPIISISGGSAVVLSPKEPSSAFLQLGVSIEQQIQVIFKVLEEYDWSSFAVITSLYPGYNIFLELIRSFTDASYFGWELQDVLTFEMSQERSSSRTQRLLRQLDAQVLLVYCSRDEAEFLFEMAGQAGLVGPGYIWIVPSLTVGNMEQPPTSFPIGLISVVTESWKLSLRQKVRDGVAIIAMGAASFFRAHGFLPDVGRDCRAPTAAANTSFYRHLLNVTWEHRDFSFNEGGYLVRPTMVVISLNQHRLWEMVGKWEHGIIHMKYPVWPRYGSFLQPVVDNRHLTVATLEERPFVIVENTDPGTGVCVRNTVPCRKQTNASASDGLADPYTKLCCKGFCIDILKKLAKTVKFSYDLYLVTNGKHGKIVRGVWNGMIGEVYYKRADMAIGSLTINEERSEIVDFSVPFVETGISVMVARSNGTVSPSAFLEPYSPAVWVMMFVMCLTVVAVTVFVFEYFSPVGYNQNLTSGKRPGGPTFTIGKSVWLLWALVFNNSVPIENPKGTTSKIMVLIWAFFAVIFLASYTANLAAFMIQEQYIDTVSGLSDRKFQKPQEQYPPFRFGTVPNGSTERNIRSNYPDMHTHMVKYNQRSVEDALTSLKMGKLDAFIYDAAVLNYMAGKDEGCKLVTIGSGKVFATTGYGIALQKDSRWKRAIDLALLQFLGDGETQKLETVWLSGICQNEKNEVMSSKLDIDNMAGVFYMLLVAMGLSLLVFAWEHLVYWKLRHSVPKSHKFDFLLAISRGIYSCFSGVQTLGSPGRTPTPDVTASSAQANVLKMLQAAKDMVSTASVGGSLEHATRTIEDWSSRSEHLQTTFSLRTPQLVVQNSTGTHRGPSCGPLHPERLRRAYAPKGPPRGLPLPIPVDSREERWRGTSERVPRVLHPVKFQGCDAADGALPGPFPHLPAKTAPEGDFEEHALMGNHIGAPVAAPTPPMELPPPDIYREHRRAERPPSAPLLCGDGAGTAPRPRPASETRREERIASFPPGCSRSSFPKAARTCRAAAEREQPSRRASANRASRERGEKHRGAGLRRCGARPPAARGDVPDLFPEAEAAHGCGLSCPEAAGRLAGPGRAPRSPLVRLPSYREACRQKPRGTACASYGCADSYAVPLYLGRLSREHPEVPGGGRGSGRWDGAYRDWGRRGEPGWLRAVGTERLAARGAMSPCAGGSWRRVSSLESEV, encoded by the exons ATGTGTGAGAGGGGCTGTGTCCATCCTCACAGGGACACGGCGGTGGACATGGGCAGAGCGCCGGCGCACACTCTGCTGCTGTCGCTGGTTCTGGGCTGCTCAGCTGCCTTCCCCGATGTGCTGCTGCCCGGCCCTGCGGAGCCGGTGGTCAACGTGGCTGTGGTGTTTGGGGGCACGTCCTACCCGCTGCACATCCGCTCCCGCCTGAGTCCCCAGAGCTTCCTGGACATGCCCCTGGAGATCCACCCCATCACCGTCGTCGTCAACAACACCAACCCCAGCACCCTCCTCACCCACATCTGCAACGTGCTGGCCAGCCACAAGATCCACGGCATCGTCTTCGAGGACAACGTCGGCACGGAGGCGGTGGCCCAGATCCTTGACTTCATCTCCTCCCAGACCCAGGTCCCCATCATCAGCATCAGCGGGGGCTCTGCGGTGGTCCTCAGCCCCAAG GAGCCCAGCTCCGCCTTCCTGCAACTGGGCGTCTCCATCGAGCAGCAGATCCAGGTGATCTTCAAGGTGCTGGAGGAATACGACTGGAGCTCCTTCGCCGTCATCACCAGCCTCTACCCGGGCTATAACATCTTCCTGGAGCTCATTCGCTCCTTCACTGATGCCAGCTACtttggctgggagctgcaggacgTGCTCACCTTCGAGATGAGCCAGGAGCGGAGCAGCTCCAGGACGCAGCGGCTCCTGCGGCAGCTCGACGCCCAGGTGCTCCTGGTCTACTGCTCACGGGATGAGGCCGAGTTCCTCTTTGAGATGGCCGGGCAAGCTGGGCTGGTGGGGCCGGGCTACATCTGGATCGTGCCCAGCCTCACGGTGGGCAACATGGAGCAGCCGCCCACCTCCTTCCCCATCGGCCTCATCAGCGTGGTGACGGAGAGCTGGAAGCTGAGCCTGCGGCAGAAGGTGCGGGACGGGGTGGCCATCATCGCCATGGGGGCAGCCAGCTTCTTCAGAGCCCACGGCTTCCTCCCGGATGTGGGGCGGGACTGCCgagctcccactgctgctgccaacacCAGCTTCTACCG GCACCTCCTCAACGTGACGTGGGAGCACAGAGACTTCTCCTTCAACGAGGGCGGTTACCTGGTCAGGCCCACCATGGTGGTGATCTCGCTCAACCAGCACCGGCTGTGGGAGATG GTGGGGAAGTGGGAGCACGGCATCATCCACATGAAGTACCCGGTGTGGCCCCGCTACggctccttcctgcagcccgTGGTGGACAACCGGCACCTGACAGTGGCCACGCTGGAGGAGCGGCCCTTCGTCATCGTGGAGAACACTGACCCCGGCACCGGCGTCTGTGTGCGCAACACCGTGCCCTGCCGCAAGCAGACCAACGCCTCGGCCAG TGACGGCCTCGCAGACCCCTACaccaagctgtgctgcaaaggCTTCTGCATCGACATCCTGAAGAAGCTGGCCAAGACGGTGAAGTTCTCCTACGACCTCTACCTGGTGACCAATGGCAAGCACGGCAAGATCGTGCGTGGGGTGTGGAACGGCATGATTGGTGAG GTGTACTACAAGCGTGCAGACATGGCCATTGGATCCCTCACTATCAACGAGGAGCGCTCCGAGATCGTGGACTTCTCCGTGCCCTTCGTGGAGACTGGCATCAGTGTGATGGTGGCCAGGAGCAATGGCACCGTCTCCCCCTCCGCCTTCCTGG AGCCCTACAGCCCAGCCGTGTGGGTGATGATGTTTGTGATGTGTCTGACCGTGGTGGCTGTCACCGTCTTTGTGTTCGAGTATTTCAGCCCTGTTGGTTATAACCAGAACCTCACCAGTGGCAAAA GGCCGGGCGGTCCCACCTTCACTATTGGCAAGTCAGTGTGGCTGCTGTGGGCTCTGGTCTTCAACAACTCTGTGCCCATTGAGAACCCCAAGGGCACCACCAGCAAGATCATGGTGCTCATCTGGGCCTTCTTCGCCGTCATCTTCCTTGCCAGCTACACCGCCAACCTGGCAGCCTTCATGATCCAGGAGCAGTACATCGACACTGTGTCAGGGCTGAGCGACAGGAAG TTCCAGAAGCCGCAGGAGCAGTACCCCCCGTTCCGCTTCGGCACTGTCCCCAACGGCAGCACCGAGAGGAACATCCGCAGCAACTACCCCGACATGCACACCCACATGGTGAAGTACAACCAGCGCTCTGTGGAGGACGCCCTCACCAGCCTCAAAATGGG GAAGCTGGATGCCTTCATCTACGATGCGGCGGTGCTCAACTACATGGCGGGCAAAGACGAGGGCTGCAAGCTGGTGACCATCGGCAGCGGGAAGGTGTTTGCAACCACGGGATACGGCATCGCCCTGCAGAAGGACTCACGCTGGAAGCGGGCCATCGACCTGGCCCTGCTGCAGTTCCTGGGAGATG GTGAGACCCAAAAGCTGGAGACCGTGTGGCTATCGGGGATCTGTCAGAACGAGAAGAACGAGGTAATGAGCAGCAAGCTGGACATCGACAACATGGCTGGGGTCTTCTACATGCTGCTGGTGGCCATGGGGCTCAGCCTGCTGGTCTTTGCCTGGGAGCACCTCGTCTACTGGAAGCTGCGGCACAGCGTTCCCAAGTCCCACAAGTTCGACTTCCTCCTGGCCATCAGCAGG GGCATTTACAGCTGCTTCAGCGGGGTGcagaccctgggcagccccgGGCGGACACCCACGCCCGACGTGACGGCGAGTTCAGCCCAAGCCAACGTGCTGAAGATGCTGCAGGCGGCCAAGGATATGGTGTCGACGGCCAGCGTGGGCGGCTCGCTGGAGCATGCCACGCGCACCATCGAGGACTGGAGCAGCCGCAGCGAGCACCTCCAGACCACCTTCTCGCTCAGGACACCGCAGCTCGTGGTGCAGAACAGCACCGGCACGCACCGGGGTCCCTCCTGCGGCCCCCTGCACCCTGAGAGGCTGCGCAGAGCCTATGCGCCCAAGGGCCCCCCCCGGGGGCTGCCTCTGCCCATCCCCGTGGACTCCCGGGAGGAGAGATGGAGAGGGACGAGCGAGCGCGTCCCCCGCGTCCTTCACCCCGTGAAGTTTCAGGGCTGCGATGCGGCGGACGGAGCCCTCCCGGGGCCCTTCCCGCACCTCCCGGCGAAGACGGCGCCGGAGGGGGATTTCGAGGAGCACGCGCTGATGGGGAACCATATCGGAGCTCCCGTTGCCGCCCCGACGCCTCCCATGGAGCTCCCGCCGCCGGACATCTACCGGGAGCACAGGCGGGCGGAGCGGCCGCCCAGCGCCCCGCTGCTCTGCGGGGACGGCGCGGGGACGGCGCCGCGGCCGCGACCGGCTTCGGAGAcgagaagggaggagaggatCGCGTCCTTCCCCCCCGGCTGCTCCCGCAGCTCCTTCCCCAAAGCCGCCAGGACTTGCAGAGCCGCGGCGGAGCGGGAGCAGCCGAGCCGGCGGGCGAGCGCGAACCGAGCGTCGCGGGAGCGGGGGGAGAAGCATCGCGGTGCGGGGTTGCGGCGGTGCGGGGCGCGCCCACCCGCTGCCCGCGGCGACGTCCCCGACCTCTTCCCCGAGGCCGAGGCCGCCCACGGCTGCGGCCTGAGCTGCCCCGAGGCCGCCGGGCGGctggcggggccgggccgggcgccgCGCTCTCCTCTGGTCCGGCTGCCGTCCTACCGGGAAGCGTGCCGGCAGAAGCCCCGCGGCACCGCGTGCGCGTCCTACGGCTGCGCGGACTCCTACGCCGTCCCGCTCTACCTGGGCCGTTTGTCCCGCGAGCACCCCGAGGTGCCGGGGGGTGGCCGGGGGTCGGGGCGCTGGGACGGAGCCTACAGAGActgggggcggcggggggagcCGGGCTGGCTGCGCGCGGTGGGCACGGAGCGGTTGGCGGCCCGCGGGGCGATGAGTCCCTGTGCCGGCGGGTCCTGGCGGCGGGTCTCCAGCCTGGAGTCGGAGGTTTGA